DNA sequence from the Shewanella piezotolerans WP3 genome:
ATATCGCTTATGAACTGGGGTTTAACTCAGAAGTTAGCTTTAGTCGTTCTTTTAAGCAGCTATTTGGTGTGAGTCCGAGAGAGTATCAGCGCAGAGGCATACGTGTCGGCCTTAGAAACCCCATAGCGATACGGCCAGAGTTTACCGCCAACAAAAAAATAGATACTACCTTCTTACAGACTCATATTGAACATCGTCAGGCGTTTACTGTGTATGGTCTATCCTCTCCGATAAAGGGTGTGTTATCTGACGCCCCAGATTTCTCCTCAATAGTGCCAGATACTTGGTTGCGTTTATTCGACATTATTGATGGGGTGTTGCCATTGGCCGGCAATATGCTGGGAGTGGTTGATACACTCTCACTCAAAACTGAACAACAGAGTATTCGCTATTGGGCTGGATTAGAGCTTGACGCTGAGCAGCGACAATCTTTGCAAACGTTATTGACGGAAGAGAAGCTTTGCTCACTGACGATACCTTCACAAGAGTATGCAGTTGTTGCATACAGCGGCACAGTCAACGAATTTTCTCAGTTAGTGGAATGGCTTATTTGTGATTGGCTGCCGGAATCAGGCTTTGTGAGCCTCGATGGTTACGAACTCGAAAGCTACGGTAAGATCACCTCAACCATTACCGACCTTAAACATATGGAGTACTGGTTACCGATAAAAGCTAAGTGACAGAGTTCGTAAAATCTAAATAGTGACAGCTTTCGCATAAACTAAATTTCCTGTTTATTTCTTCCTCTTTTGCACCAAATTGTTAAATATCGCGCCAAAAAAGACTATACCATCGCGTTTGATAATCATTCTCATTAGTATTCCATAGTTCAAAGTCGAACATGTTTGGGATCACATTAGGGTATATAGAGGACAGTATGGTCTCAGTTCAGGGTAATAAGGCTTTTCACTTAACAGTAGTTGCTACCGCTATAGCGCATCGTTATTTTGTTCATCGCAAGTTCTTGCCGCGGATGCAGAGGAGTTAACGGTTGAAATTCCGCCGATGGAGACCATCACTGTATTAGGGCAAGCCTATCGTAATACGGCGACTAAAACCTCTCTGACGCCGATGGAAACACCTCAAGGTGTAACCGTTATTGACAGCGAACTGCTAAGCGAGCGCGGGGTTAAATCACTTAACCAAGCATTGCGCTATGTACCAGGTGTGACGACTGAACAAAAAGGTGGCGCGGTCACCATGTATGACACCTTTAATATTCGTGGCTTCGACGTTAACCAAAGCTACTATGATGGCTTGGTACTACAGTACTTAAACGGTTGGAACTTGCAGCCGCAAATTGACCCAATCGCATTAGAGCAGGTCGAAGTCTTTAAAGGGCCGACCTCTGTACTTTACGGCTCAATGCCGCCAGGTGGCATGGTCAATATGATTGCCAAAACACCACAAGCAACCGACAGCACAGAAGTCAATTTTGCCACTGGTACAAATAATTTAGTAGAAGCGTCAATTGATACTACTGGGCAGATTGGTGATAGCGATTTTTCCTACCGCATTATTGCATTGGCACGCAGTAAAGATGGTCAAGTTGATCATACCGAAGAAGAGCGTTTTGTGTTTGCACCGTCATTAGATTGGAATGTCTCTGACAGCACTTACATCAACTTTAACCTTTACTACCAAAATGATCCTGCGATGGGGATGAACTCATCTTTACCCTCTTCAGGTATGATTTCAGATAACCCTGCTGGCAGCACTAGCCCGTCAACCTTCGCGGGCGACAAAAACTGGTCGACGTTCGAGCGTGAGTTCCTGCTAGCGGGCTATAAAGTTAATCATGATTTCAATGATACTTGGTCGTTCCTACAGAACTTCCGCTATATGGATGCCAAGCTCTATCAAGAAAACACTTACCATTTAGAGTCGGGTTTTGACCCTGTAACAGGATCGCTTGATAGAAATATCTATAGCACCGATGAAACCTCAACGGGTTACACCATAGATAACCAACTGTCTGGTTCATTCAGTACCGGAAAAGTTGAGCACAACGTGTTGTTCGGTCTTGATTATCAAAAGCTTGATGGTGTTTCCGCTTATTCTGAATTTGGCACCACCAGTCAGTTTGGTGATTTTAATATCTTTAACCCAAACAACGACATGATTGAGCGTGATGCGCTGAACTCGACTTACGATGCCCGAGATAATGTGCAAGTGGAGCAACTCGGCCTCTACTTCCAAGATCAAATGCGTATCGACAATTTGATTATCATTGCTGGTGGCCGATTCGATGATTACAGCTCATCAAGTGAATACTCTGACTCCTATGGCGACACCAATAATGCCGCTGATCATGACAACTTCTCTTACCGTGTCGGCGCCATGTACGAGTTCGAGAGTGGTTTCTCTCCATTTGCCAGCTATGCCACCAGTTTCGAGCCAGTAGCGGGAACTAAAAAAGATGGTTCGACCTACAAACCTGAACTCGCTGAACAGCTAGAGTTTGGGGTTAAATACAGCTCTGATGATCAAAGCAAGACCATGGCGGTTTCGCTATTTAATATAGTGAAAAGTGATGCGCTAATGGCGGATCCAAATGACCCTTGGGGCGATAAACTGCAGATTGGTGAAATTGAATCGCGCGGTGCTGAATTTGAAAGTCACTGGTACATGACAGATAACTTTGATGTGGCGCTTAACTACACTTACATCGATATGGAGATCACCAGAGATAGCGGCAATGGTTTACAAGGCAAGAGTCCTATCTATGTGCCAAAACATGCGGCATCGCTTTGGTCTAACTACTTTATTGAAGATGGTGCGTTAGCGGGGATGCGTATTGGTGGGGGGGTACGTTACGTAGGCGAAATGCAGATAGATGCCATGAATACTGACACCGTTGAGGCATACACATTGGTTGATCTGTCGCTAGGTTATGACTTGAGCGAACTCAGTGGCAGCCTACTTGGCGCCAGCGTTAACTTGGTGGCAAACAACCTCTTTAATGAAGAGTACTATACCTGCTATGACACAGTGAATTGTTGGTATGGCGCGGAGCGTAATATCGAGCTTAACTTCAAGTATAACTTCTAGTTGTTGGTATCAGCGAGAGATCTCAATCAATGAGATCTCTTCATTGTATTTGTTAAGGTTAATCTATTAATGAGTCAGGCTGTTTTTAAGCAAATCTATCAAGAGTGCCAGCAGATCTCCCCTTATCTAAAAGGGGAGTTTGTCGACGAAGGCTCTGATCCCACTCAGGAGTTAATTTCAGCTAATCAATCCAATATCACTGTTATTAAGTCTCTACATAGTAGTTTGATGCAGCAGTCACCTGAAGCTGGTAGAAGTTATTGGCTAACTCGAAGCTGGGATCTGCTCACTTGGCAGCCGCTCTATCTAACGCTTACCGCTATCTATCAACTGCGTATTTTGCCGGATCTGAATAATATGCAGCAGCACCACGACAATGGTTTAGTCGCTGGTTTTCGCTTTAACTGCACCGATTGTGCAAGCGGTGATTATGAATGCTTGATCAAACAAGCGGGAAAGCAGCTGTCACAACTGTTTGAACATTACCGTAAGGAGTTGGATCAAAGGGTGCGTTGTCGTCCCCGCTTTACTGAGCACCTGATCGCCGATGCACTGTTTGCTAAGCTGTTACAGATGCAGCGCTCTAATCCAAAAATGAGTGATAATTTTATTCGCCGCCATGCTAAGTTGTGGCTAGAAGCACTCAATTTTTCAGATATACATATACAGTCATTATGTCTTTCCAAGCTGGACAACAAATTGTCATTGAATCGCACTAGTTGTTGCTGTGTTTACAAAACAACAGCTGGCACAAAGTGCGCGAATTGTCCGCGGCTTAAACAAAAGAGTAAATCATGTACCAATTGACGCAGGTCAAAGTCATTCGAGATCAACGCACCATTCTAGATATAGAGTCACTTAATATCGATCCACATGCTTTGACTGTGGTGCTGGGACATAACGGCTCAGGAAAATCCACTCTGGTTAATCTGCTGGCAAACCAATTCAACCCAGAAGAGGGCGAGGTGACGCTAGCTGGCCAACCCATTAAGTACTATAGCGCTAAAGAGCTGGCAAGAACCGTGGCTTATTTACCGCAAAAGCTGCCAGAGGTGGCAGGGCTTAATGTGGCAGAGTTAGTGCGTTTAGGCCGTTTCCCTTGGCGTGGTACGTTAGGCCGTTGGCGTAAAGAAGATGAGCAGATCATCGCGCAAGCGATGGAGGAAACTGGGGTCACGGCATTTAAAGATACGCTGGCCGATCAACTCTCAGGTGGTGAAAGGCAGCGCACTTGGGTGGCGATGTTGCTTGCTCAGCAAGCTGAGTTATTAATATTGGATGAACCCACCTCTGCACTCGATATTCATCATCAATATCAGTTGATGGAACTGCTGAGTAACCTTAACAAGAGTACCGGTAAAGGGGTGATTGTGATTTTACATGATCTCAATCTTGCCCTGCGCTTTGCGACTCAAATCGTCGCGTTAAAAGCGGGAAAGGTTGCTTTTAGTGGCGATGCCGACCTGTTACTCGATGAGCAGCGCTTAACAGATTTATATGCCACGCCAGTGACCTTGATTGACCATCCACAGCAGAACCATAAGGTAGCTATTGTATGCTAAAGCGTGTCACCTTTGTGCTGCTGCTGTCGTTGCCAAGCATGGTCTTTGCTACGGGGACCGTCGTCGCTAAAACGGTAATAGACAGTCGGGGAGAACAACAGTTAACTGCAACACCAAAGCGAGTCGCGACACTTAATTGGGATATTGCCGAACAGGTTTTAGCGCTTGGGGTGATCCCCGTCGCTATGCCTGATATCAGCGGTTATCGTGAGTGGGTCATGCAGCCAGAAGTACCAGATTCGGTATTGGATATTGGCAGCCGGGTAGAGCCTAATCTGCAGCGTTTAGCATCGCTTAAACCCGATGTCATTATTATCGCTTCACCGCAACTGGACCTATTGCCTCGACTCGAAAAAATCGCACCAGTTTTGTTTTATCACACCTACAGCGAGCATCATGATAATAGTCAGGCTGCAATTGACAACTTTAAGTTAATTGCGCAGACGCTTGGTAAAGAAGCTCAGGCAGAGCTGAGATTGGTTAAGATGCAGCAAAATATTGCACAGATGCGAACCAATTTGTTGGCAGCATACCTAGGACAGTTGCCCAAAGTGACCACTTTTCGTTTTGCGAGTGTCACCTCAATCTATCAGTTTGGTGATAACTCTACTGCGCAATATGCCTTGTCTTTATTAGGTATTGAGCCAGCGATTGAGCAGGCACCTACACAATGGGGTGTTAAGCAAAAACGCCTCAAAGAGCTGCATAACATTGATGATGGTGTTGCACTCTATTTTGAGCCTTTTGCTCAAGAGTCACAGTTGAAGGGCAGTGTCATGTGGAACGCTATGCCCTTTGTTCGTCATCAAAAAATGAATAGCGTTAAGCCTGCTTGGAATTATGGCGGCG
Encoded proteins:
- a CDS encoding AraC family transcriptional regulator, producing MAIRSSFSRIERVLNFIHTHLDQPLSLEDIAEHSQCSRWQLQRIFQQQTGLNVAQYVRELKLSIAADKVLSGQSRMLDIAYELGFNSEVSFSRSFKQLFGVSPREYQRRGIRVGLRNPIAIRPEFTANKKIDTTFLQTHIEHRQAFTVYGLSSPIKGVLSDAPDFSSIVPDTWLRLFDIIDGVLPLAGNMLGVVDTLSLKTEQQSIRYWAGLELDAEQRQSLQTLLTEEKLCSLTIPSQEYAVVAYSGTVNEFSQLVEWLICDWLPESGFVSLDGYELESYGKITSTITDLKHMEYWLPIKAK
- a CDS encoding TonB-dependent siderophore receptor; protein product: METITVLGQAYRNTATKTSLTPMETPQGVTVIDSELLSERGVKSLNQALRYVPGVTTEQKGGAVTMYDTFNIRGFDVNQSYYDGLVLQYLNGWNLQPQIDPIALEQVEVFKGPTSVLYGSMPPGGMVNMIAKTPQATDSTEVNFATGTNNLVEASIDTTGQIGDSDFSYRIIALARSKDGQVDHTEEERFVFAPSLDWNVSDSTYINFNLYYQNDPAMGMNSSLPSSGMISDNPAGSTSPSTFAGDKNWSTFEREFLLAGYKVNHDFNDTWSFLQNFRYMDAKLYQENTYHLESGFDPVTGSLDRNIYSTDETSTGYTIDNQLSGSFSTGKVEHNVLFGLDYQKLDGVSAYSEFGTTSQFGDFNIFNPNNDMIERDALNSTYDARDNVQVEQLGLYFQDQMRIDNLIIIAGGRFDDYSSSSEYSDSYGDTNNAADHDNFSYRVGAMYEFESGFSPFASYATSFEPVAGTKKDGSTYKPELAEQLEFGVKYSSDDQSKTMAVSLFNIVKSDALMADPNDPWGDKLQIGEIESRGAEFESHWYMTDNFDVALNYTYIDMEITRDSGNGLQGKSPIYVPKHAASLWSNYFIEDGALAGMRIGGGVRYVGEMQIDAMNTDTVEAYTLVDLSLGYDLSELSGSLLGASVNLVANNLFNEEYYTCYDTVNCWYGAERNIELNFKYNF
- a CDS encoding siderophore ferric iron reductase, giving the protein MSQAVFKQIYQECQQISPYLKGEFVDEGSDPTQELISANQSNITVIKSLHSSLMQQSPEAGRSYWLTRSWDLLTWQPLYLTLTAIYQLRILPDLNNMQQHHDNGLVAGFRFNCTDCASGDYECLIKQAGKQLSQLFEHYRKELDQRVRCRPRFTEHLIADALFAKLLQMQRSNPKMSDNFIRRHAKLWLEALNFSDIHIQSLCLSKLDNKLSLNRTSCCCVYKTTAGTKCANCPRLKQKSKSCTN
- a CDS encoding ABC transporter ATP-binding protein, which translates into the protein MYQLTQVKVIRDQRTILDIESLNIDPHALTVVLGHNGSGKSTLVNLLANQFNPEEGEVTLAGQPIKYYSAKELARTVAYLPQKLPEVAGLNVAELVRLGRFPWRGTLGRWRKEDEQIIAQAMEETGVTAFKDTLADQLSGGERQRTWVAMLLAQQAELLILDEPTSALDIHHQYQLMELLSNLNKSTGKGVIVILHDLNLALRFATQIVALKAGKVAFSGDADLLLDEQRLTDLYATPVTLIDHPQQNHKVAIVC
- a CDS encoding iron-siderophore ABC transporter substrate-binding protein — protein: MLKRVTFVLLLSLPSMVFATGTVVAKTVIDSRGEQQLTATPKRVATLNWDIAEQVLALGVIPVAMPDISGYREWVMQPEVPDSVLDIGSRVEPNLQRLASLKPDVIIIASPQLDLLPRLEKIAPVLFYHTYSEHHDNSQAAIDNFKLIAQTLGKEAQAELRLVKMQQNIAQMRTNLLAAYLGQLPKVTTFRFASVTSIYQFGDNSTAQYALSLLGIEPAIEQAPTQWGVKQKRLKELHNIDDGVALYFEPFAQESQLKGSVMWNAMPFVRHQKMNSVKPAWNYGGAVSIEYMAQALTESLLEIAPDKPINPARESSQ